GTGCGCCCGACCATCAGACCGGCCAGGAACACCGCCAGCACGACATAGAGCAGCATGCCATAGAAGCCTGCGCCGACGCCGCCGAAGATCACCTCGCCCACCTGCATGTTTAGCAGCATGACGAGGCCCGACAACGGCATGAAGCTGTCATGCATCGCGTTGACGGACCCGTTCGAGGCCGCCGTCGTCGCCTGCGCCCAGAGCGCCGAGAGGGTGGCGCCGAAACGGACCTCCTTGCCCTCCATGTTCGGGCCGGTGATGCCGGTCAGCTCGGTCAGCATCGGGTTGCCCGCCTGCTCGATGCCGTGGATCAGCACGAGGCCCGCGACGAACAGCACGCCCATGGCGGCAAAGATCGCCCAGCCTTGGCGCCGGTCGCCGACCATGCGCCCGAAGAGGAAGCAGAAGGCGACCGGGATCAGCAGGATCAGCACCGACTGGACCATGTTCGACAGGATCGTCGGGTTCTCGAGCGGATGGGCCGAGTTGACGCCGAAGAAGCCGCCGCCATTGGTGCCCAGCTGCTTGATCGCGATCTGGCTGGCCGCAGGTCCCTGCGCGATGACCTGGCTCGCGCCCTCAAGCGTGGTGGCGCGGATATAGGCGTCGAGCGATTGCGGCACGCCCTGCCAGATCATGAGGATCGCGACCAGGATCGAGATCGGCAGAAGCACATAGAGGACCGCCCGGGTCAGATCGGTCCAGAAGTTCCCGACCCGTCCGTCACCCGTTGCGACAAATCCGCGGATCACGGCGACGGCCACCGCCATCCCGGTGGCTGCCGAGACGAAGTTCTGCACGGTCAGCCCGACCATCTGCGCCAGATAGCTCAGCTGCACCTCGCCGGAATAGGCCTGCCAGTTGGTGTTGGTGACGAAACTGACCGCTGTGTTGAAGGCCAGATCGGCGGGCATCGGCCCGATCCCCACCGGGTTCCACGGCAGCACCCCCTGCAGGCGCAGGACGGCATAGAGAAAGACGAAGCCCGCCAGGTTGAAGGCGAGCACCGCCATGGCATACGTGGCCCAGCCCTGCGCGCGAGTCGCGGCCGGCCCGGCGGCGGCGAGACAGCCGCGCTCGATCGGCGCGATGATGGTGCTCGACCAGACGCGCTGACCGGTGAAGACCCGGTGCATATAGCCCGCCAGCAGCCAGGCGAGGCCGACCGTGACG
The Paracoccus aestuarii genome window above contains:
- the kdpA gene encoding potassium-transporting ATPase subunit KdpA, with amino-acid sequence MPTSYLVLVLYCAVTVGLAWLLAGYMHRVFTGQRVWSSTIIAPIERGCLAAAGPAATRAQGWATYAMAVLAFNLAGFVFLYAVLRLQGVLPWNPVGIGPMPADLAFNTAVSFVTNTNWQAYSGEVQLSYLAQMVGLTVQNFVSAATGMAVAVAVIRGFVATGDGRVGNFWTDLTRAVLYVLLPISILVAILMIWQGVPQSLDAYIRATTLEGASQVIAQGPAASQIAIKQLGTNGGGFFGVNSAHPLENPTILSNMVQSVLILLIPVAFCFLFGRMVGDRRQGWAIFAAMGVLFVAGLVLIHGIEQAGNPMLTELTGITGPNMEGKEVRFGATLSALWAQATTAASNGSVNAMHDSFMPLSGLVMLLNMQVGEVIFGGVGAGFYGMLLYVVLAVFLAGLMVGRTPEYLGKKIEGREVTLAVLAFLSMPLGILVLSAISAVVPAGLGAVQDAGPHGLSEILYAYSSATGNNGSAFAGFGAGVPFHTTLQGISMLLGRYAIIIPMLAIAGSLAMKRPAPATAGTFPTHGPLFVTLLVITVLILGALTFFPALVLGPIAEHVSMLGGQSF